The Thiosulfativibrio zosterae genome has a window encoding:
- a CDS encoding putative bifunctional diguanylate cyclase/phosphodiesterase has product MNRISTDNLLSKRPASLSDLAAILAPLKEAMVLFDETYHPLHANPAFFNWHPQQALDVLQDPLWLCTHKRGELAFNLQDWLANPHNETSQTLWLKMPNRSSRRPIQLQRHLLKTQDNTEHTLLVIQDLSLHIQLDAQQKLMNASYAGQFITDAQGLITQPNYAFCAYTGLTAEQLQKMTYIDWLQKQVTFKVPFNSIMRALLDEQSWSGEVQIFASKEARFSAILSLSMLVDEANNVEHIIGVLQDITDILEAQSEINQLAFYDKLTGLANRTLLQERIERVFENCQQHQTFGTLFFIDLDGFKIINDTFGHNAGDQLLVQVAERLLPLVGEKATLARLSGDEFMVLCPNATQDRDIAFQDALAFGGKLLDAIDSRYKIEQHSIHSAASIGICIFPTAEDHLQSRSDQIISYADMAMSEAKKLGGNQTYLFEKSLIEEAKQRLELIEALNHSELDDEFQIYFQAQVNKAGETISAETLLRWFHPELGFVSPAKFIPVAEEGRQIIKIGLWVMHKAFLQAKAWNKKYRPIRIAINISPIQFHEQSFIELIIGLMKFTQVDPRTITLELTEGVLIRNSKLALQKIQHLVSLGFEVSIDDFGTGYSSLSYLQKLPIHELKIDQSFIAQVPGNPDDEAIVDSIIQLASTKNLKIVAEGVETQAQSDFLTQKYDQVLLQGFLYSRPLPAADFEERYIKPQQVSSKIA; this is encoded by the coding sequence TTGAATCGTATTTCAACCGACAACTTATTATCAAAACGCCCCGCATCTTTAAGTGACTTAGCGGCGATTTTGGCTCCACTGAAAGAAGCCATGGTGTTGTTTGATGAAACTTATCATCCTTTGCACGCCAATCCTGCGTTTTTTAACTGGCACCCTCAGCAAGCGCTCGATGTTTTACAAGACCCTTTATGGCTCTGCACCCATAAAAGAGGCGAACTGGCCTTTAACTTGCAAGACTGGCTTGCCAATCCACACAACGAAACCAGCCAAACCCTGTGGCTAAAAATGCCCAATCGCTCGTCCAGACGACCAATTCAGTTGCAACGCCACCTGTTAAAAACCCAAGATAACACTGAGCACACCCTTCTGGTTATTCAAGATTTATCGCTCCACATTCAACTGGATGCCCAACAAAAACTCATGAATGCCAGTTACGCGGGGCAATTTATCACCGATGCTCAAGGCTTAATCACCCAACCCAACTATGCGTTTTGCGCCTATACCGGACTCACGGCAGAACAACTCCAAAAAATGACTTATATTGACTGGCTACAAAAGCAAGTCACCTTTAAAGTTCCATTTAACAGCATTATGCGCGCCTTGTTAGATGAACAAAGCTGGTCAGGAGAGGTGCAAATTTTTGCGTCCAAAGAAGCGCGTTTTAGTGCCATTCTTTCGTTGTCTATGCTGGTGGACGAAGCCAATAATGTGGAACACATTATTGGCGTTTTACAAGACATCACCGATATTCTTGAAGCCCAATCAGAAATCAACCAACTGGCCTTTTACGATAAACTCACCGGCCTGGCCAATCGCACTTTATTGCAAGAACGCATTGAACGCGTCTTTGAAAACTGCCAACAACACCAAACCTTTGGCACTTTATTTTTTATAGACCTGGATGGTTTTAAAATCATCAATGATACTTTCGGTCATAATGCGGGTGACCAATTGCTGGTTCAGGTTGCAGAACGCTTGCTGCCATTGGTGGGCGAAAAAGCCACCCTCGCGCGCCTCAGTGGCGATGAGTTTATGGTGCTTTGTCCTAACGCTACACAAGACCGCGACATCGCCTTTCAAGATGCTTTGGCGTTTGGTGGCAAATTGCTGGATGCCATCGACAGTCGCTATAAAATTGAACAACATTCCATTCACAGTGCAGCCAGCATTGGCATTTGTATTTTCCCCACTGCAGAAGATCACTTACAAAGTCGTTCAGACCAAATCATCAGTTATGCGGATATGGCGATGTCTGAAGCCAAAAAACTCGGCGGCAATCAAACTTATCTGTTCGAAAAATCACTCATTGAAGAAGCCAAACAGCGATTAGAGCTCATAGAAGCGCTTAACCACTCTGAACTTGATGATGAATTTCAGATTTATTTTCAAGCGCAAGTGAACAAAGCAGGTGAAACCATTTCTGCCGAAACCCTATTGCGCTGGTTTCACCCAGAGCTGGGGTTTGTATCTCCTGCCAAATTTATTCCCGTGGCAGAAGAGGGCCGTCAAATTATTAAAATAGGTTTATGGGTGATGCACAAAGCCTTTTTGCAGGCCAAAGCCTGGAACAAAAAATACCGCCCTATTCGCATCGCCATCAACATTAGCCCAATTCAATTCCACGAACAAAGTTTTATTGAGCTGATTATTGGGCTAATGAAGTTTACCCAAGTTGACCCGCGTACCATCACGCTTGAATTGACCGAAGGGGTGTTGATTCGCAACTCAAAATTGGCTTTGCAAAAAATTCAACACCTAGTGAGTTTAGGATTTGAGGTGTCAATCGATGACTTTGGCACGGGTTATTCATCACTGAGTTATTTGCAAAAACTGCCCATTCACGAACTCAAAATCGACCAAAGTTTTATCGCCCAAGTGCCAGGCAATCCAGATGACGAAGCCATTGTTGACTCTATCATCCAACTGGCCAGCACCAAAAACCTCAAAATTGTCGCCGAAGGCGTTGAAACCCAAGCACAATCAGATTTCTTAACTCAAAAATATGACCAAGTATTGTTACAAGGTTTCCTTTACAGTCGCCCCTTGCCCGCCGCTGACTTTGAAGAGCGCTATATCAAACCGCAACAAGTCAGTAGCAAAATCGCTTAA
- a CDS encoding EAL domain-containing protein — protein MQNTTLEAELKSTILRLKNERQFKRDIINALHDGILVFSQHLSLQIINDAAQSLMCFNPNSDEFFVDLEFFKNKKRTIKFNMKRWLEQVIDAAQNIPKETYIWVKPNCSEEPSTPVLLSAKPILNTDGSFQALLLVVYDQTIYAHSDEQHRILEAAFNSYDGQFITNEKGYIIKPNFSFSAYTGLLPTELNSMTIIHWMKKQVTLKDSIQIEDILKSLLLDKKWSGEVQIHPNPETTFHAVLSLSMLMDNDKNIEHYVGTLQDITDIKESQANVERLAYFDDLTGLPNRRLFIEHLEKDLLHHKRNHTYSALLYLDLDNFKEINDIYGHAVGDAALKQTANTLTELLRAEDLVARISGDEFIILTRYKVLSRDLAAQHALTLASKIIQTLNQDLLIEEHIIPNASSVGIHIIPGSADETPEYLISCADLAMYEAKQRGKNQLYFYQTELTEKILRRREIEEALKHANYDQEFYLVYQAQVANHSQQISAETLIRWQHPILGNIRPDQFIGIAEDTKQILKLGQWILEKAFTQTYQWNQKSATPVHLSVNISPIQFHEPTFVDCILEIQRKTQVNPQHITLELTEGILISNIEDALTKIKALAQLGYQLSIDDFGTGYSSLSYFQKLPIHELKIDQSFVKHLPGSEEDIAIIETIIQLAKSKNLTIVAEGVETEAQVDFFKAHQSAILMQGYFFSHPETAQEFEKQFLTL, from the coding sequence ATGCAAAACACAACTCTCGAAGCCGAACTCAAGTCCACCATTCTACGCCTGAAAAATGAGCGTCAGTTTAAGCGTGACATCATCAATGCGCTTCACGATGGTATTTTGGTTTTTAGCCAACACTTATCATTACAAATCATAAATGATGCGGCACAAAGCTTGATGTGCTTTAACCCAAACAGTGATGAGTTTTTTGTTGATCTTGAGTTTTTCAAAAACAAAAAGCGCACCATTAAATTCAATATGAAACGCTGGCTCGAGCAAGTGATCGATGCGGCGCAAAACATCCCCAAAGAAACTTATATTTGGGTTAAACCCAATTGCTCGGAAGAACCCTCAACTCCCGTTTTATTATCGGCAAAACCCATCCTCAATACCGACGGCAGTTTTCAAGCGCTGCTCTTAGTGGTTTACGATCAAACCATCTATGCGCATTCCGATGAACAACATCGCATTCTTGAAGCGGCTTTTAATAGCTATGATGGGCAATTCATTACCAATGAAAAAGGCTATATCATCAAGCCCAACTTTTCTTTTTCGGCTTACACGGGCTTGTTACCGACCGAGCTCAATAGCATGACCATCATTCATTGGATGAAAAAACAGGTCACGCTCAAAGACTCTATTCAAATTGAAGACATTTTAAAATCCCTACTACTCGACAAAAAATGGAGTGGCGAAGTTCAAATCCACCCAAATCCAGAAACCACTTTCCATGCGGTTTTAAGTTTATCGATGTTGATGGACAATGATAAAAACATCGAGCACTATGTGGGCACGCTACAAGACATCACCGATATAAAAGAGTCGCAAGCCAATGTCGAACGTCTGGCCTATTTTGATGACCTGACTGGACTGCCCAATCGTCGCCTATTTATTGAACACCTTGAAAAAGACCTGCTGCATCACAAACGCAATCACACCTATAGCGCCCTGCTTTATTTAGACTTAGATAACTTTAAAGAAATCAACGATATTTACGGCCATGCGGTTGGCGATGCTGCACTTAAACAAACGGCCAACACCCTGACCGAGCTGCTCAGAGCTGAAGACTTGGTGGCGCGCATCAGCGGTGATGAGTTTATTATTTTAACGCGCTATAAAGTGCTCAGTCGTGACCTAGCGGCACAACACGCGCTCACCTTAGCCAGTAAAATCATCCAAACCCTCAACCAAGATTTATTGATTGAAGAACACATTATTCCCAACGCCAGCAGCGTGGGGATTCATATTATCCCGGGTTCGGCGGACGAAACCCCAGAGTATCTGATTAGCTGTGCTGACCTGGCCATGTACGAAGCCAAACAACGCGGCAAAAACCAGCTGTATTTTTACCAAACCGAACTCACCGAAAAGATTTTACGCCGCCGCGAGATAGAAGAAGCCCTGAAGCACGCCAATTACGACCAAGAATTTTATTTGGTTTATCAAGCACAAGTGGCCAATCACAGCCAACAAATCAGTGCCGAAACCCTGATTCGCTGGCAGCACCCCATTTTGGGCAACATTCGACCCGACCAATTTATTGGCATTGCAGAAGACACCAAGCAAATTCTTAAACTCGGGCAATGGATTTTAGAAAAAGCCTTTACCCAAACCTATCAATGGAATCAAAAAAGTGCAACGCCGGTACATTTGTCGGTCAATATCAGCCCGATTCAATTCCATGAGCCGACTTTTGTAGACTGCATTTTAGAAATACAACGCAAAACGCAAGTCAATCCACAACACATTACCCTCGAACTGACGGAAGGTATCTTAATTTCCAATATCGAAGATGCCCTCACCAAAATCAAAGCCTTAGCTCAATTGGGCTATCAACTATCGATTGACGATTTTGGTACCGGCTATTCTTCTTTAAGTTATTTCCAAAAACTGCCGATTCACGAACTTAAAATCGACCAAAGTTTTGTGAAACACTTGCCTGGCAGTGAAGAAGACATCGCCATTATCGAAACCATCATTCAACTGGCCAAGAGTAAAAACCTCACCATTGTGGCCGAAGGCGTGGAAACAGAAGCCCAAGTGGACTTCTTCAAGGCCCACCAAAGCGCCATTTTGATGCAAGGTTATTTTTTCAGCCACCCAGAAACCGCCCAAGAATTTGAAAAGCAATTCTTAACCCTCTAA
- a CDS encoding TRAP transporter large permease, which yields MEYIALGLFALVLIALMFGFPVAFTLSGVSLIFALGATLFGAFDMAFLNSVPNRIFSIMNNTTLLAVPLFVFMGIMLEQSKIAEQLLTTMDEVMRGFIGGLGISVILVGALLAASTGIVGATVVTMGLLALPTMIKQGYCPKLATGTICASGTLGQIIPPSIVLILLGDVLSSAYQQAQLNQGIFSPETLSVGDLFIGALLPGMLLVLFYILYVFGMAWLKPETAPGLSSASIPAGIWTRVLGSLLPPLVLIILVLGSILGGFATPTEAASIGALGALVLAALKNRLNLAILNQVMRDTLMVTSMIFMIFIGAAFFSLVFKGLGGDDLIHGLLADLPGGVFTAMLLVMVFMFVLGFFLDFIEITYVVVPIVAPILLMMGIDPIWLGIMIAINLQTAFLTPPFGFALFYLRGVAPQGVKTKDIYLGVMPFIGIQLLVLCLIAYWPELATWLPAQQSNSY from the coding sequence ATGGAATACATTGCGCTTGGCTTATTTGCCCTTGTTTTAATCGCCTTAATGTTTGGCTTTCCGGTCGCCTTTACCCTATCAGGCGTGTCTTTAATATTCGCGCTGGGTGCCACCCTTTTTGGCGCGTTTGACATGGCGTTTTTAAACAGTGTGCCCAATCGTATTTTCAGCATTATGAACAACACCACACTGCTGGCTGTGCCCTTATTTGTGTTTATGGGCATTATGTTAGAGCAGTCCAAAATTGCCGAACAACTCTTAACCACCATGGATGAAGTGATGCGTGGTTTTATAGGCGGCTTAGGGATTTCGGTTATTTTGGTGGGCGCACTCTTAGCCGCCAGCACCGGCATTGTTGGCGCAACGGTGGTCACCATGGGATTACTGGCTTTGCCAACCATGATTAAGCAAGGCTATTGCCCTAAACTCGCCACCGGCACCATTTGCGCCTCAGGGACTTTGGGGCAAATTATTCCACCGTCTATCGTGTTGATTTTATTGGGCGATGTATTGTCTTCGGCTTACCAACAGGCACAACTCAATCAAGGTATTTTTTCACCCGAAACTCTGTCTGTCGGCGACCTTTTTATTGGTGCGCTGTTGCCGGGTATGTTGCTGGTTTTATTTTATATTTTATATGTCTTTGGCATGGCTTGGCTAAAACCCGAAACCGCACCCGGCTTATCCAGCGCCAGTATACCCGCTGGCATTTGGACAAGAGTGCTGGGCAGTTTACTGCCCCCTTTGGTGTTAATTATTTTGGTTTTGGGTTCTATTTTAGGGGGCTTTGCCACGCCCACCGAAGCCGCTTCGATTGGTGCTTTAGGCGCGCTGGTTTTAGCGGCTTTAAAAAACCGCTTAAATCTGGCCATACTTAATCAAGTGATGCGTGACACCTTGATGGTCACCAGTATGATTTTTATGATTTTCATTGGGGCCGCCTTTTTCTCTTTGGTGTTTAAAGGGTTGGGGGGTGACGACCTCATCCATGGTTTATTAGCTGACCTGCCGGGTGGGGTATTTACCGCCATGTTGTTGGTAATGGTCTTTATGTTTGTGCTGGGTTTCTTTTTAGACTTTATTGAAATCACCTATGTGGTGGTGCCGATTGTCGCCCCCATTTTGCTGATGATGGGCATTGACCCTATTTGGCTGGGTATTATGATTGCTATTAATCTGCAAACCGCTTTTTTAACGCCACCCTTTGGTTTTGCACTGTTTTATTTAAGAGGCGTTGCCCCACAGGGTGTTAAAACTAAAGATATTTATTTAGGCGTGATGCCCTTTATTGGTATTCAACTATTAGTGCTTTGTTTAATCGCCTATTGGCCAGAATTGGCGACTTGGTTGCCCGCTCAACAGAGCAACTCATATTGA
- a CDS encoding TRAP transporter small permease subunit, with the protein MKTWLTLFIHQQNRFQKMLGHFVAWGLLSLVVLSASVVILRYGFDAGAIALQETVLYNHALVFMLGMGYALQQDKHVRVDVFYETMSPKRKAWVNLIGALFLALPTLLFIAWASWEYVEVSWRIHETSSEPGGLPFVYLLKTVILVMAALVSLQALTLAAESALQLTDSTPTPSETPEASSAKL; encoded by the coding sequence ATGAAAACTTGGTTAACGCTTTTTATCCATCAACAAAATCGTTTTCAAAAAATGCTGGGGCATTTTGTCGCCTGGGGATTACTCAGCTTGGTTGTGTTATCGGCCAGCGTGGTCATTTTGCGTTATGGGTTTGATGCCGGTGCGATTGCACTACAAGAAACCGTGCTTTACAACCATGCGCTGGTATTTATGCTGGGCATGGGCTATGCGTTACAGCAAGATAAACATGTGCGGGTGGATGTGTTTTATGAAACCATGTCGCCTAAGCGCAAGGCTTGGGTCAATTTGATTGGCGCGCTGTTTTTAGCCTTACCGACTTTGCTGTTTATTGCTTGGGCCAGCTGGGAATATGTTGAAGTCAGTTGGCGCATCCACGAAACCTCGTCTGAACCCGGTGGACTGCCGTTTGTGTATTTGTTAAAAACCGTTATTTTAGTCATGGCGGCTTTGGTCAGTTTGCAAGCCCTCACGCTGGCAGCGGAATCGGCTTTGCAATTGACCGACTCAACACCCACGCCTTCAGAAACGCCAGAAGCCAGCTCGGCTAAACTCTAA
- a CDS encoding primosomal protein N', with the protein MTIIEVAVAGPFLTPLSYLLDSTATAALPVVGGRVRVPFRSKSLVGVVMAVQTFVDEQALQAGCAALSLNLKKLKSIEAVLDTAPLFSAKDMELLKWASFYYHEPIGNVMQTALPKRLRQGEVPEVEGVTSWVLAPQSIRETLPPLPANAKQQLALIDCLSESQALSAEHLNAQLNHWRTPMKRLLDLGWVQETTSPCLNWHSKLTRPGHILNAEQQVAVDAVDFDKGYQAFLLEGITGSGKTEVYLGMIERCLHLGKQVLVLVPEIGLTPQTVQRFEAYLQQPVAVMHSGLNDKERQCAWWLVQSGRVQVLLGTRSAVFTPFANLGLCIMDEEHDLSFKQQDGFRYSARDCLVRRAHLEKVPVVLGSATPSLESLYNAQTQRYAWLKLQQRAAGAQLPNVQLLDIRGEKLAEGVSTPLRKLMAQHLADQGQVLLFLNRRGFAPVLMCHDCGWQAACPSCDANMTYHQQVNELRCHHCGYQHKAPHTCPHCQSAEFVKVGQGTERLEETIQSWFPEESLLRIDADTTRLKGQMAELTQQAKEGKARILIGTQMLAKGHHFPQVTLVGLLDIDQGLFSSDFRAAERMAQLIVQVSGRAGRAEKTGTVMIQTHHPEHPLLKTLVAEGYEAFAKQALLGREEAGLPPYEYQILIRAEAIDAQAGWQFLNEIKFSLQSLKPTLLAQASSQVNAQVMGPVAAPMMRRQGRYRYQLLLQSNHRGTLHQWLGQVESRIYASKLTAKVRWSIDVDPQEMN; encoded by the coding sequence GTGACCATCATTGAAGTGGCTGTTGCAGGGCCTTTTTTAACCCCATTAAGTTATCTGTTGGATTCGACAGCAACGGCCGCTTTGCCGGTGGTGGGCGGACGAGTGCGCGTGCCGTTTCGCAGCAAATCTTTAGTGGGTGTGGTGATGGCTGTGCAAACCTTTGTGGATGAGCAGGCTTTACAGGCGGGTTGCGCAGCCTTATCGCTCAACCTTAAAAAACTTAAGTCGATTGAAGCGGTGTTAGACACCGCACCACTATTTTCCGCTAAAGACATGGAATTGTTGAAGTGGGCAAGTTTTTATTATCACGAACCGATTGGCAATGTTATGCAAACCGCGCTGCCCAAACGCCTGCGGCAAGGTGAAGTGCCCGAGGTAGAAGGGGTAACCTCTTGGGTTTTAGCGCCGCAGTCGATTCGAGAAACCTTGCCGCCCTTGCCCGCCAATGCTAAACAGCAGTTGGCGCTAATCGATTGCTTGTCAGAATCTCAAGCGCTCAGTGCTGAACATCTTAATGCGCAACTCAATCATTGGCGCACGCCCATGAAGCGTTTGCTAGATTTGGGTTGGGTGCAAGAAACCACCTCGCCTTGTTTAAATTGGCACTCAAAACTGACCAGGCCTGGTCATATTTTGAATGCAGAACAGCAAGTAGCGGTCGATGCGGTTGATTTTGACAAAGGCTATCAAGCCTTTTTATTAGAAGGAATTACCGGTAGCGGCAAAACAGAAGTCTATTTGGGCATGATTGAACGCTGTTTGCACTTGGGAAAACAGGTGTTGGTCTTGGTGCCCGAAATTGGCTTAACCCCGCAAACCGTGCAGCGCTTTGAAGCCTATTTGCAACAGCCCGTGGCGGTGATGCATTCTGGGCTCAACGACAAAGAGCGCCAATGCGCTTGGTGGCTGGTGCAATCAGGGCGCGTGCAAGTGTTATTGGGCACACGCTCTGCCGTTTTTACGCCTTTTGCCAATTTGGGTTTGTGCATTATGGACGAAGAGCATGATTTGTCTTTTAAACAGCAAGATGGTTTTCGCTACTCAGCGCGTGATTGTTTGGTGCGCCGCGCCCATCTTGAAAAAGTGCCCGTGGTGTTGGGTTCGGCAACGCCCTCTCTAGAAAGCTTATATAACGCTCAAACCCAGCGTTATGCTTGGTTAAAACTGCAGCAGCGCGCCGCCGGCGCACAGTTGCCAAATGTACAGCTATTGGATATTCGTGGTGAAAAACTGGCCGAAGGCGTATCAACGCCTTTGCGTAAACTCATGGCACAGCACCTTGCAGACCAAGGTCAGGTGTTGTTATTTTTAAATCGCCGTGGATTTGCGCCGGTGTTGATGTGTCATGACTGTGGTTGGCAAGCAGCCTGTCCCAGTTGCGATGCCAATATGACCTATCATCAACAGGTGAATGAATTGCGGTGTCATCATTGTGGTTATCAACACAAAGCACCGCACACCTGTCCGCATTGCCAGTCGGCAGAATTTGTTAAGGTCGGTCAAGGTACCGAGCGTTTGGAAGAAACCATTCAAAGCTGGTTTCCCGAAGAAAGCCTGTTGCGGATTGATGCCGACACCACACGCCTCAAAGGACAAATGGCCGAACTCACACAGCAAGCCAAAGAAGGCAAGGCGCGTATTTTAATCGGCACGCAAATGCTGGCCAAAGGGCATCATTTTCCGCAGGTCACTTTGGTCGGTTTGTTGGACATTGACCAAGGATTATTCAGCAGTGATTTTCGGGCAGCGGAACGCATGGCGCAGTTAATTGTGCAGGTGTCGGGGCGTGCTGGGCGCGCTGAAAAAACCGGTACTGTGATGATACAAACCCATCATCCTGAGCATCCGTTATTAAAAACCTTGGTTGCCGAGGGCTACGAAGCTTTTGCCAAACAAGCCTTGCTGGGTCGTGAAGAGGCCGGTTTGCCGCCTTATGAATACCAAATTTTAATTCGTGCCGAAGCCATCGATGCCCAAGCGGGTTGGCAGTTTTTAAATGAAATCAAATTCAGTCTGCAATCTCTCAAACCGACGCTCTTAGCGCAAGCGTCAAGTCAGGTGAACGCTCAGGTGATGGGGCCGGTGGCGGCGCCCATGATGCGACGCCAAGGGCGCTATCGTTATCAACTGCTGTTGCAATCCAATCATCGCGGCACTTTGCATCAATGGTTAGGGCAAGTAGAGTCCAGAATTTACGCTTCAAAACTCACCGCCAAAGTGCGTTGGAGCATCGATGTCGATCCGCAAGAGATGAACTGA
- a CDS encoding DUF2062 domain-containing protein, which yields MGLILKLFKALNANQYPGQIALSFVLGMILGLTPLFFAHNLLTLALIFMLRVNLAGVVVAWAFFSGLAYLLDPIFNQLGLWVLQMPALEPMFTEAYNSAVWRFLHFNNSIVMGSILVSYLLAIPAFILFLILIKTYRKTFLAWVSKFKVVQMLKAADKASLVS from the coding sequence ATGGGCTTAATACTCAAGTTGTTTAAGGCACTCAACGCCAATCAATATCCGGGGCAAATTGCCCTGTCTTTTGTATTAGGGATGATATTGGGGTTAACCCCCTTATTTTTTGCCCATAATTTACTCACGCTGGCGCTTATTTTTATGTTGCGGGTGAATCTTGCCGGTGTGGTGGTTGCTTGGGCATTTTTCAGCGGACTGGCCTATTTACTGGATCCTATCTTTAATCAGCTGGGGCTTTGGGTGTTACAAATGCCTGCTTTAGAGCCTATGTTTACTGAAGCCTATAATTCTGCTGTTTGGCGCTTCTTGCACTTTAACAACTCTATTGTCATGGGCAGTATTTTGGTGTCCTATTTGTTGGCGATTCCAGCCTTCATTCTCTTTTTGATTTTGATTAAAACTTATCGCAAAACCTTTTTGGCTTGGGTCAGTAAATTCAAAGTCGTGCAAATGTTAAAAGCGGCTGATAAAGCCAGCTTAGTTTCTTAA
- a CDS encoding TIGR03545 family protein yields MTQTAIKNPSPTSAAPAPASTPAPKGWIRWSGIAIFSAIIGGIVGLSYLGISLFLKKEIQHYASQAWGAQVDIGSLGLSFSPLGVEVNQIALTDPEQPMQNLLQIQQIKATMNLYHWVVGRTVIEDVNFNGFAMHQPRQSAGAIYKTAEETAAQKADKKASQAFNLPQMSLPDPQEILARETLKTVTAGQEIQAEIAKIDQAWSNLQAKLPNEATVKDYQKRFEALSKGDFSNPAVILQKQKDFEALKKEIEAHKKTLDEGQALLKQVNALKTQAQKLPDLPQQDYDRLMAKYSFSEQGLSNVTYLLFGPKIQGWLDTAQAWRVKLQPVIEYAQSWQAKRAKEAAEAEATKAARAFGTVVNYREYDPQPKFIVKRIHGDGNIDWGHVELAIKQLNFDHAVSKIPVTFKIDALPVKQKSPLIIMGESNYVHPEKPINRANFTLADYALSEARLSDDKTLPVVMKQGQMSLQGQMSWLGGDQIKADVDTRFSQVALDATASDSKEVKKYIAPIFADISEFTVQSAITGDAFAPKVDAKSDLDKLLSKAFNKVLDAEIASAKQQVKQYLDTLLNEQMGPINQQLSKLLGEQSTLKAQDLDLDAILNGKLPGLDQKSLEKKAKAEAEKALEKEKEKLKAQAQAEAEKAISDKAKNILKGFGF; encoded by the coding sequence ATGACTCAAACAGCCATTAAAAATCCTTCTCCGACTTCTGCTGCACCTGCACCTGCATCCACGCCAGCCCCTAAAGGCTGGATTCGTTGGTCGGGTATCGCTATTTTTAGTGCCATTATTGGTGGCATCGTTGGCTTGTCTTATTTGGGTATCAGTCTTTTTCTAAAAAAAGAAATTCAACATTACGCCAGCCAAGCTTGGGGTGCCCAGGTGGACATTGGCTCTTTGGGGCTTAGTTTTAGTCCACTGGGTGTCGAGGTGAATCAAATCGCCTTAACCGACCCTGAGCAGCCCATGCAAAATTTACTGCAAATTCAACAAATCAAAGCCACGATGAATTTGTATCACTGGGTGGTAGGGCGTACAGTAATTGAAGATGTGAATTTCAATGGCTTTGCGATGCATCAGCCTCGTCAGAGCGCCGGTGCGATTTATAAAACTGCCGAGGAAACCGCGGCGCAAAAAGCCGATAAAAAAGCATCGCAAGCTTTTAATTTGCCACAAATGAGCTTACCTGATCCGCAAGAAATTCTGGCCCGTGAAACCCTAAAAACCGTGACAGCAGGGCAAGAAATTCAAGCCGAAATTGCCAAAATTGACCAGGCCTGGTCAAATTTGCAGGCAAAATTGCCAAATGAAGCAACGGTTAAAGACTATCAAAAACGCTTTGAAGCCCTGTCTAAAGGTGACTTTAGTAATCCTGCGGTGATTTTACAAAAGCAAAAAGACTTTGAAGCCCTCAAAAAAGAAATCGAAGCGCACAAGAAAACCCTGGATGAAGGTCAGGCGTTACTAAAACAAGTCAATGCCCTCAAAACCCAAGCGCAAAAATTACCAGATTTGCCTCAGCAGGATTATGACCGACTCATGGCCAAATATAGTTTCAGCGAACAGGGCTTGTCTAATGTGACCTATTTGTTGTTTGGGCCCAAAATTCAAGGCTGGTTGGATACGGCTCAAGCCTGGCGCGTTAAGTTACAACCCGTGATTGAGTATGCCCAATCCTGGCAAGCCAAACGAGCCAAAGAAGCCGCCGAAGCCGAAGCAACCAAAGCTGCCAGAGCCTTTGGCACCGTGGTGAACTATCGGGAATATGACCCACAACCCAAGTTTATCGTTAAGCGCATTCATGGCGATGGCAATATTGATTGGGGTCATGTCGAGCTGGCAATTAAGCAACTCAACTTTGATCATGCGGTTTCTAAAATCCCGGTCACTTTTAAAATTGATGCTTTGCCGGTAAAGCAAAAATCGCCTTTAATCATTATGGGTGAAAGCAACTATGTGCACCCTGAAAAACCAATTAATCGAGCCAACTTTACCCTTGCCGATTATGCGCTCAGTGAAGCGCGTTTGTCGGACGATAAAACCTTGCCTGTAGTTATGAAGCAAGGCCAGATGAGTTTGCAGGGGCAAATGTCATGGTTAGGTGGCGATCAGATTAAAGCGGACGTTGACACGCGTTTTAGTCAGGTTGCGTTGGATGCGACAGCGTCTGACTCTAAAGAAGTGAAAAAATACATTGCGCCTATCTTTGCCGATATCTCAGAATTTACGGTGCAAAGTGCCATCACTGGTGATGCGTTCGCGCCCAAAGTGGATGCGAAATCTGATTTGGATAAGTTGTTGTCAAAAGCATTTAATAAAGTTTTAGATGCGGAAATCGCCAGTGCTAAGCAGCAAGTTAAACAATATTTAGACACATTGTTGAATGAGCAAATGGGGCCTATTAATCAACAGTTGAGCAAACTCTTGGGCGAGCAGTCGACCTTAAAGGCGCAAGACTTGGATTTGGATGCCATTTTAAATGGCAAGTTGC